Part of the Verrucomicrobiota bacterium genome is shown below.
GGCGAGCAGGAAAACCCGGTCCTGGCGGTTGGCTGTGGTCAGGTCGGGGCCAATGGAGCCACCCTGGGCGAAGAGGGTGTGACAAGTGGCGCACCGCGTCGTGAAGTGTTGTCGTCCGCGGTCCGGGTCGCCGCGTCCAGCGTTCAAGTCATTATTCAGGCGGCGCATTTCCGCCAGCTTTTCCTCGGGTGTTCCCCGGGTGACACGGCCCCAGATCTTCCGAACCCGGCGGTCGAGTGATTCATCATGATGAAGGGCGGTGGCGCGCAGCGATTCAGGACTGAAATGAGCCGCGGGCAGGCGGCCTTCCTCGACTGCGAGCAAAGCCTGAGGAACCCACGATTTTCGGCTGAGGAGCAAGGTGCGCAGGCGGCTTTGCGTTCTGGCCGAAAGCTCGGGATAAGCCTGAATGAGTTGGGGAACGAAAGACGGAGAGGCAATCCGTCCGAGAGCGTCGAGCGTTTCGAGAGCCACATTTTCGGGTGATCGGAACAGGAACGGATGCAAGCGAGGTGCATCGGTCTCGAGTCCGAAGTTTCCGAGAAGTTGAATGAGCTGAAGCGCGCGGGACGGTTCGAGTCCTGGCGTGGCCAGGAGCGATCGTGCACGTTCCAGCGCGGGTGGATGGCCAAGGCGGGCGGCGAGTTTGAGACGGACGGATTGATCGGGTTGTTCCCGCCAAAGTTGGAGCAACAGTCGTTCGAGTTTGGGTGAGATTGGGGAAGGGGCACGGGCGGTGGAGGCCTCGATTGAAACTTCGTCGGCCGAGTTGAAAAGTCCGCCGGTGCCGAAGCCGGGTGGTTGGGCCGGTCGGTCGTCGAAGCCCTGGTCGAGAGCGGCGAGCAGTCGCGCGTGGGTGGCCGGATCAGGCGCGTTTTCCAGGAGTTGTGTCGCGCCATCCTGACAAGCTTGAGTGCCTTCCGCCATCCATCGGCGCATCAGACGTTCGAGGATGAACTCGCTTGCCAGGCGCGAAGGCCTGGAGAGTCTCCCGGCAAACAATTCGGATACCGCTTTCACCGATGTGACGGCGTGCTTTTCGACTCCCCACCAAAGAAGATGCGGCAGGAAGGGGTCGTGCACGTCCAGGTCTCTCTGAATGAGGGTGTGCAGGATGGGGAGGGCAATTTCAGGACGAAGCCTCGCGGCCGTCGAGGCGAGTTGGCCGCGAGCGCGGACGGACGGTTCGTGTTGTGCCCGTTCCAGCAGGCGTTCTTCAAGCGAAGGGGAAACGGATTTTCGATCGCCGAGCAGCCGGATGGCCCATTTCCTCACCGACGGAGCCGGATGCGAAAGGGCGGCGCGGGCGTCTTCATCACGCCAGCCTCCGGCGCCGTGCAGCGCCCAAAGAGCGAGCAACGAGGTTCGGTGATGGACCGTTGAGGAGAATAATGCGTGCAGACTCGAGTAAGAAGCGGGATCCCGTCGTTCGCTCAGGATTCGAAGGGCGCGTCGCCGCCACCACGGATTGGGGTTCTCGAGAGCGCCCGCCAATTGTTCGGTGTTGAGGCGGCGCCAATCGGGGATGGCATCGGATCGGGTAGTGGTCCGCGCGAGCCGGTAGATGCGGCCATTGCTTCGGTCCCAATCCGCATCCGGGTCGGGATGCGCGGTGCGCCGGTCATGCCAATCCGCGACAAAGATCGCGCCGTCGGGCGCCAGGGCGAGGTCGCAGGGAGCGAACCAGGTGTCCGGAGACTCGAGGAGGTAGCCGCCATGGGAGGACGTGAAGGTGGATCCCCAGGGGTACATTCGATGCCACTGAATCCCGTGCCCGAGCAAATCCGCGTTGAGATAAGCTTGATGAAAATGCGGCGGCAGATTGGTCCCGTTGTAGATCAGTCCGCCGGCGGTGACGTGACCTCCGGTAAAATTCGTGTGCGGGATGTGGTCGAAGTAACCGAAGGTGTAAGGATTGTGAAGGGCGCCGTGCTTGCCGACGCTCTTCCAGTAGTAGCCGCCCTGGACGCCGTGCAGATTGCGGTAGGGGCCGACGTTTGTGCTGTAAATCAATTCACCCTCATCGTCAAAATCGATTCCCCACGAATTGCCACCTCCCTCGCAGAAGAGCTCGAATTGCCGGGTTCCCGGATGGTAGCGCCACACGCCTTGCTGGAATTCAATGTCGCGGATGCGGGACGTCACGGTGCTGCCCTGGCATCCGTAGAGCCATCCATCAGGTCCCCAGGTGAGTGAATTCGCGACGGAGTGGGCGTCCTCCATTCCGAAACCTGTCAGGCACACTTCGGGATCCCCGTCGGGAACATCATTGCCGTCGCGGTCGGGATAGAAGAGCAGATAAGGAACATTGAGTACGAAGACGCCGCCGTGTCCGAAGGCGAGCCCCGTGGCGAGGTTCAACCCGGAAACGAAGTCCCGCGCTTGGTCGGCCCGTCCGTCGTGGTCAGTATCCTCCAGAATGGTGATCCGATCCGCTCCGCGCGGACCCTTGGGAGGCGGTGGCGGCACACGATCGTAGGTGGTGCGGGACCACCGGTCCACGCGGGTTCGGGTGAGTCCGGCGGGATTGGGATACTGGAGATATTGGATGACCCAGAGGCGTCCGCGATCGTCGAATTCGATGCAGACCGGTTGGACCACCATGGGTTCCGACGCGAACGATTCCACTTGCAGTCCCTCGGCCATTTTCATGCGGGCGGCGGCTTCGGCGGGCGGAGAACCTTGGGATTGGAGTGAGGGGGAAGATGGGAGGAGGAGCAAAGCGGTGATTCCGATCAGCCGGATCCAGCGGAACACGGCCAGGAGCCGGGAGTTTTTTCTGGGTCGAGGGGGATGGTTCGTGGAGCGCGGCGTTTCGGGAAAGCCGAGGCGGGTTGAAGATGGAACGGTGAGATGGATGCGGATGAGGTTGGAGGAACAAGGTGAGCAGGGCAACGGAGGAAATCGAGGGGGCGTCGTTCGTCAAGTTCGAGAGGGGGGTACGGCGACCGTCGCGGCCTATCCAAACCGGACGAGCGGCCAAGCCGCATCAGGTGTGTCCTCCCGATCTCATCTGCGCCAACGCTGGCTCGGACGACCCGGGCTGGGTGCGACATTGGACGTCGAATTGATGAAGCCCGGAAGTTGAGCCCAACGTTTCCCGTTGCTTGCAATTCCATGGACTACCCAAGAAGCAGTGACGCCGCCGCAACTTTGTTAAGACCTCTCTCCGTTTCCTCAGGCTCATGCTTTGATCCGGTCCACTCACGGTAGCGGTCGCTTCTGGTGCATCGTATTCTTCTCCGACTCTCCCCTTCCTTCCCGGGCAACAAAACATTGGGCGCAATCCGAGCTGCAACTCCCGTGCTTTTTGGATCTTTACAAGAACCTTTTCTATGCAAACATGCTGGCTATGGATATAACTCAACTAACATCACAGGACCTGAGGCGCTTGTCGGCACTGCTTGAAGCAAAGGAGAAATTTCAGGCTAAACTGAATGAAATCAACGCCCAATTGGTGGCCTTTGGGGAAGGCACATCGAGCGGGCCAGCGAAAGGTCCTGCACGGGCCAAACGCCGAGCTGCAGGGGCGAAGGCTCCGAAGCGGCGCCGCGGCGGCGCGCCCCGCGGGGCTTTGCAAGAAGGCATTGTCGGCGCTTTGCAAGCAGCCGGTGGCAAAGGGGTTCACATCAAGGAACTCTCTGCCAAGCTGGGCGTAAAGGTGCCTAATCTGCGAGTATGGTTCCTAACGACCGGGAAGAAAAACAAATCAATCAAGAAAGTAGCCAAAGCCACCTTCGCCTGGAAAGGTTAAGAGCTCGGAAATAGCTACTTTAGAATATCTTAACGAGCGGCGGGCGCCGGATTGACAACGGCCCCGCCGCTTTCATTTGCCCTCGGGCCCGCATACAGAGTCATGGCGCCCCCGCGGGCAAATCCAGCCAGAATCAAGCCCGCCTCCCGCGCCAGACTCACGGCCAGAGTGGTGGGAGCGGAGACGGCCACCACCGCGGAGATTCCGGCGGCCAGCGCTTTCTGCGCAATTTCGAAAGAGACCCTTCCGCTGACCGCCAAGGCGCAGTCCGTCAAGGGAATGCGTCCGTCCAAAAACGCGTGTCCCACCACTTTGTCCACGGCGTTGTGGCGCCCCACGTCTTCCCTCACCACCAGCAACCGCCCCTGCCGGTCGAACAGCGCGGCGGCATGCACGCCTCCGGTCTTTTTGAAGAGGGTTTGCTTCGCCGCCATTCGCCCGGGAAGTTCGGCCAGCAAGTCCAAATCGACCCCGCGTTCCACCACCAAAGCCGCGTAGCGCCGGCGCACATTCTCGATCATTTTCGACCCGCAAAACCCGCAGCTGCTGCTCGTGAGGAAGCCTCGTCCCATGGTCTTCCAATCCAGGCGAACCTTGGCCGAAAGAAAGGCATTCACGACCACGCCTTCCACCCCCTCGGCGCGGCAGGGGGCGAGCGAAATCCAATCGCTCCGTTTGCGTAGCAACCCCTCCGCGAGCAGAAATCCCGCCACCAGTTCGGTATCGTGCCCCGGGGTCCGCATGGTGACCCCGAAAACTTTGCCTCGTATGCGGATCTCGAGCGGTTCCTCCACGGCGAGCTCCGAAGCCCAGCCGCGCTTGGAACGTTTCGACGCCCTCCAGGCCACCCAGCGCCGGGCTGCGGCTGGCGGGGCTGACTTCATTTTCAATCGTCGTGGAAAAGGCAGACTCTCCGCCGTCCGGCACGGAGGAGAGTCGCCTGTCGGATGGGGAAGAGATCCGAGATTACTTCCGCCCTTTTTTGGGGCCGCGCCCTTTGAACGTCAATTCGGCCACGCCCGACTTGTCGAGTTCTCCCAGGCCCAGCTTGACCATCTTGCTGAACTGTTTGAACGTGGCTGTGGCGAGGGGCAGATCCAGTTTCTTGGCCTTGCCCAGGGACAGGGCGATGCCGGAGTCCTTTGCGGCGTGGGCTGCCGAAAAGAAGCAGGAATGTTCGCGGTTCTGCATGTCTTCGCCGTCGGTTTGGAGGACGCGCGAATTCGCGCCTGTTTCCCCGAAGACTTCACGCAGCAAAGCCAGGTCAAGCCCCAGCGCGGCTCCCAGACCCAGTCCTTCGGCAAGGCCCGCGGTGTTGATGTTCATCACCATGTTGACCAAGGCTTTCACCTCGGCAGCCTTGCCGGTCGCGCCGACATACCTCATCGATTTGCTCAGTTTCTCCAGAATCGGCTTCACCCGCGAAAACGTGGCTTCCTTGCCGCCGCACATCAGATAGAGGGTTCCCTCACGTGCTTGGGTGATGCTGGAGGCCATGCACCCTTCCAGGGAAGCGGCGCCCGCCTTGGCGGCCAGTTTCTCGACTTGAAGATGCACCTTGGGGCTGATGGTCGCGCAATTGATGAAAACCCGGCCTCGGGCACCTTTGAGCAGATGGTCCTTCTTGCCGGAGAAAATGCCCAACATGGCCTTGTCATCCGTCACCACGGTGATAATGACGTCCGAGAGTTCCGTGATCCGGGCGAGTGTCGCGCAAGCCTCCGCCCCGATCTCTTTCCCCAAATCCTCCGCCGCTTGTTTCCGGACATCAAAGACCGCGGTGACCGCGTATCCGCAATCCTTCAGGCGCCGCGCCATGTTGGCGCCCATGCGGCCCACCCCGACAAATCCAATGCGTTCTGACATAGAAGTTCCTCCGATCGAATCGATGTTAAGCCATGCTGTTTGAGTTCAACCACCGGCCCGGCTTCGTCGGACGTTCCCCACCTGCGAGCGCCGAACTTCACGCCGCAAAGGCAGGAGAGGCGCCTGAGAGGCCGCCGGTGAACACGTTCACTCTATGGCCCGTCCCTCACTTCAATCACGACTTTTCTCGTGGACGGAAGTGAAAACTGACTCTTGTTGAAATGTCCAACTGGCATTAGACTTCTAACTGCGAACCGGGCTGCGGATTGAGCGCGCTGTGCATCGTTCATTCTGAGCGGCTTGGGCCGAACTCGAGATCCATTGAATTCCGATTGAGAATGATTGAAATTTTGAAGCCTGGCGGCAGGACACCTCATCGACGCACCGTCGTGCCGGGGTTTCTTGCGGCATGTCTGGCCGCGGCGGCCTCGGGCTGCGGCCGCAACGACATTCAGGTCTATTCCATCCCCAAGGAAAAAGAGCCGGAGCGACGGTCCGCCTCCCGGGAATCGACGGGTCCGGCCGAAATTCCATCGTGGAAGAAACCGGCCCATTGGGAGGAACGCGGCCCCATGCGCATGAGCTTGGCTTCCTTCAATATTCTCGCGGCGTCGGGCGGTGGGGCTGAAGTGGCGATCATGCCATTTCCACATGGCAACGCCTCGGAGCTCGATTTTCTCAACATTTGGCGCAGCCAGCTGGGATTGAAGCTGCTGGATGCTTCCTCGGTCACTGGGATTGCCCAAGGCGCGAGGATGGCCGGAGAGCCCGCTCAGATTTACGATGTCACCGCTCGATTGGCGGAGACGGACGCGGAACCTGCCGAGCGTGTCTTTGTCGCGGTGCAAGCGCGCCGGAGAACGCTCTGGTTGATCAAGCTCCAAGGCTCGCCCGCCGTCGTGGGATCCGAGCTTGGCACGTTCCAAACCTTTCTTTCAGGCATCGAATTCAAACCCGCCGATCCGGGGTCCAGCTCCCGAACGACGGCGCAGGATGAGCCTCTCAAATTGCCTGATTGGAAACTTCCGGCCTCCTGGCAGCCGCAGGCGCCGCCGAACATGCTCCTGGCCAAATTTACCGCCACCGGAGCGAACGCCGCCTCGACCGAGATCACCGTCAGCGCTTTCCCGGGTGCCGCGGGGGGGCTCCTGATGAATGTGAACCGGTGGCGCGGCCAGATCTCCCTGAACCCTTTGTCCAACGAGGAGCTGGCCAAGCTCGCCCAAACCCTGGAATTGTCGGGCCTTGTGGCGACGGTGGTGGATATGTCTGGCACCGATTCCAAGTCTCAAAAACCGGCGCGTGTCATCGGAGCCGTGATTCCTCAAGGCGGCCGGACCTGGTTTTTCAAGATGATGGGGGATGTTCAAGCTTCCGAGGAACAAAAACCCGAGTTTTTCAAATTCATTCAATCCCTGCGTTTTCCCGATGCTTGAACGTCCCTTCCAGTTTTTTTCCTCGCTTCGATTGACCGTGGTGTTGCTGGCGATCGCCACGGTGCTGGTCTTTGTCGGAACCCTGGCCCAGGTCGAAGAAGGACTCTACCTCGCTCAGAACCGTTACTTCAAAAGTTTCCTCATCTTTTGGACACCGGGAAACAGCTCGATCCAGATTCCCATCCTTCCGGGCGGTTACACGGTGGGAACGTTGCTCCTCATCAACCTGGTGGCGGCCCATGTGAAGCGATTCGAGTTCACACGCAAGAAGGCCGGCATTTTTCTCACGCACATCGGCATCGTGCTCCTGCTGGTTGGGCAGCTCGCCACGGACATGCTCTCCACGGAAAGCGCGCTCCGATTCAACGAGGGCGAAACCAAGAATTATTCCGAGGATTTCCACGCCAATGAACTGGTGATCATCGACACTTCGGATGCGGACAAGGACCACGTGATGTCCATCCCGGATGGACGTCTCCGACCCGGCGCCGAGATTCGCCACGAACGGTTGCCCTTCACCCTTCAGGTGCTGGAATTCTGGCCGAACTCCGACCTCTTTTCACAGAGCACGAACGGCACGTTGGAGGTTCGGGCTTCCCAGGGTGTGGGAGTGGGATTGCACCTGCTCCCCCGGCCCATCACCACCAAGATGGATGAGCGCAACTTGCCGAGTGCGCTCGTGAGGATCACCGCCGGGGGACAGGATCTTGGGACGTGGCTGGTTTCGAGCATGCTGAGCAGAAAGCAAGTCCTGACGCACGGGAGCAAGACCTACTCGCTGGCTCTGCGCTTCAAGCGCCATTACACGCCTTATTCGATGACCCTCCTGGACGCGGACAACGAGTATTACGTTGGCACCAAGAAGCCGAAGCATTTCTCCAGCCGGGTCCGGATCGAACACACCGAATCGAAGGAGAATCGCGAGTCCTTGATCTACATGAACAATCCCCTGCGCTATCAAGGATTGACCTATTACCAATTTCAGATGGGAACGGGCGAGGGAGGCCTGGGGCAGAGTTCGACGCTGCAAGTCGTCCGCAACCCGAGTTGGCTCACGCCTTATTTGGGATGTGTCATCGTCGCCGCGGGATTGACGCTGCAATTCATGATTCATCTTGTCGGATTCGCCACGCGCCGGAAGGAAGCCGCATGAAAAAGAAACTGCCTTGGATTCTGCTTTTCCTCTTCGTCCTGGAGGCGGCCCTCGCCCTCCGTCCCCGGAAGGAAAGGGAATATCACACCATCGCTTTTGGACGCCTGCCCGTGCTGCTGGATGGGCGCATTCAGCCGTTGGACTCGGTGGCGCGGAACGCGTTGCTGCAAATCCGCGGCAATCAGGCTGTGCCCCTCGAGGGCAACGGAGGCGGAGGCAAGGTTTGGGGGGAATGGAGCGCGATCAAAGATCAACGGCCCCTGGAAGAGCGCAAGTGGTGGCAGTTCCACAAGCATCCCAAGAAGCTCAAGCCCTCGGATTGGATTGCGGAATTGATGTTCAAGCCGGAGCAGGCGGATGAACGCTACGTCTTCCTGATTCATCACCCGGAATTGCTGGGGGAATTGAAGCTGGACGGCAAAGGGGTTGAGCACAGCGGCCTGCGCTACTTCACCTTTAGCGAGATTCGCCCTGTGCTGCCCACCATCGGAGGCCATGCCAAGCAACTGCATGAGTCCGGAAAAAACGCCTCCTTGCAGACGCCGCTTGAAAGGCAGGTCCTCAAGCTCTTCAACGCGGTCACGATTTATCAACGCCTGCGCCGTAACATCCGGCCCGACACCTCCTCGAACTGGAGCGCTGAAATCGCCGAATTCCAGAAGAAGATCGCCCCCGGGCTTGCGGCCTGGAGAGCCCGCGAAGCCGGCCGGGCCTACGAGACCAACGTGTTCGAGGACTTTACGCGGGCCCTCGAACCGATCGACGAAATGGCGAATTTATCGTATGCCTTGGTGATTCCCCCGGCGAAGCCTGAAACGGACCGCAAAGGCTGGGTGAATCTGGGCGCTTCCTTGCTCGATTCCATCCGTGCAGGAGAACTCCATCCCGCCGTCCCGTATTTTGCCGCCATGGCGGATGGTTACCGCCAGGGGAAGGCGGAAGACTTCAACAAAGCGGTGGCTGACTACCGCCTTTGGTTGGGGTCGCGCCTGGGGATGGAAGTGGACAAGGCGTCCAAGGAATATTTCTTCAACACGCTGCAGCCCTTTTACCGGGCGATGCTGATTTACCTGACGGCATTCCTGCTCGGGTGCGCGCATTGGTTTAATCTGTCCGAATGGCTGCGCAAGTCGGCGGTGTATTTGATCGGGTTTGCGTGGATCATCCATACCGTCGGATTGATTTTCCGCATGGTGCTGGAGGGGCGTCCCCCGGTGACGAACCTGTATTCTTCAGCCATTTTCATCGGCTGGGGCACGGTGATTCTGGGTTTGCTGCTGGAACGAATCTATCTTGGCGGGATCGGCGCCGTGGTGGCGGCCATTACGGGGTTTGTGACCCAAATTATTGCGCACAATCTCGCGTTGGGGGGCGACACCATGGTGATGTTGGAAGCGGTTCTCGACACCAATTTCTGGCTCGCGACGCACGTGGTGATTATCACGCTGGGGTATTCCGCCACGTTCGTCGCCGGATTTCTGGCGATGATTTACATCCTGCGCGGGGTGTTTACCCGGGGGTTGACCGGAGAAACCGGCAAGGCCTTGAGCCGCATGGTTTATGGCATCACGTGTTTTGCCACCCTCTTCAGTTTCACCGGAACGGTGCTGGGCGGCATTTGGGCGGATCAATCCTGGGGGCGTTTTTGGGGCTGGGACCCCAAGGAGAACGGAGCCCTGATGATTGTGTTGTGGTGCGCCATCATCCTCCATGCCCGATGGGGAGGCTTGGTGCGCGATCGCGGCATCATGAATCTCGCCGTGTTCGGCAACATCGTCACCAGCTTCTCCTGGTTCGGAGTCAACATGCTGGGCGTCGGGCTGCATTCCTACGGTTTCATGGACGCCGCCTTCAAGTGGCTCTCCGTTTTCATCGCCAGCCAGCTCGTGATCATCGGATTCGGGCTGATTCCCATGAGGCACTGGATGAGCTTCCAGGACCGCGTGCCCCCGGGTTCGAACCCGGGCGGGGCTGAGCCAGCACCGCGTCCCGTGGGCGCGGCGGCTTGAACCTTACATGCTGAACTCCGGACCGAGATAGATCTCCCGAGCTCTCGCATCGTTCACCAGGAAATCCGCGGTTCCCTCGCACAATACTTGCCCGCGATGGATGACGTAGGCCCGGTCCACCAGCTTGAGGGTTTCCCGCACGTTGTGGTCGGTGATCAGAATGCCCAGCCCGCGTTCCTTCAAACGGCGCAGGATCTTTTGAACCTCGAAGACCGCGATCGGATCGATGCCGCTGAAAGGTTCGTCCAAGAGCAGCAGCTTCGGACTGGTCACCAGGGCGCGAGTGATTTCGAGACGCCGCTTTTCACCACCGCTGAGCATGTAAGCTTTGCTGCGGGCCACACGCGTGAGGTCGAGTTCGTCCAGGAGATGCTTCAACCGCACCCGGCGCTCGCGTCCGTCGATCGCGCACGTCTCCAGGATCGCCAGCAGATTCTCCTCCACCGTCAGCTTGCGAAACACGGAAGGTTCTTGAGTGAGATAACCGATGCCCAGGCGCGCCCGCCGATGCATCGGTAATCCGGTAATGGGTTTCTCCTCGAAACAAACCTTGCCTTCCTCTGGACGGACCAATCCCACCACGATGTTGAAGGTGGTGGTCTTGCCGGCGCCGTTGGGGCCAAGCAGCCCCACGATCTCGCCCGCAGCCACCTGGATGGAAACCCCATCCACCACACGGCGGCCTTTGTACGATTTGACGAGCTGTTCGGTGCTGAGAAGAGGCATGGCGATGTCCAATCAAGGAGAGGGTGCGCCCCTGGTTTTCTTCAATGAATCGCCACGGCCGGAAACCACATAGTCCTTCAGCCGGAACTTGCGAGTATCCATGTTCCAGTGCACCGGCTCACCGCTTTCGACCCACAAGCCGGATTCGGTGGTGAAACGCGGATTGCCTTCAAGCAAGGCCAGTTGATTCGTCGGAGTCAGTGTCAGGCGTTCCCCTTCTCCACGCAGGAACCGCTGGCTGCGCGACGATAAGAACTTCACCCCGCCCTCCGCCACAAGCCGGTCCAGTCGATTCGTCACCGCGGACATTTCCGCCACCACACTCAGAGCTTCCATGCGATCTTGATTCTGGCGAATCACCACATTTCCATCGGCCGCAATCCGACGGGCTCTCTTGCCTTCCTCGTCGAGCACGACATTCAGATTCTGGGCGTCGAGAGTGCCGGCCGGAGTCTTCACCTTGACGGGGCCGGAGAAGGTGACGCGGCCTTCCCGCATCATCATGCCGCTGGACTGAATCTCGGCCTCGGCGGCCTCGAGGGGAATGGAGGGAGGAACAGGCTTGGCTTGGAACCCTGACAAGTCCGGAATGAGTCCGCTGGCCAAGACCATCTGCCCGGGCAGAACGAGGGTCGAACCTCCTGCCACCACGACGTCCGGAGAAGGGGATGTGACCTTGAGGCGCACCTGCCCGCCCTTGCCGCGGTACTCGCGCATTTGCCATTCGGCGCCACCGGCGAGCGTGAGCCAGCCGCCGGATTCCTCGAACTCCGCCTTGGCGCCTCGCAATTGACCTCGGGATTGGAGATCGATCAAATCGATTTCAACGGAGTCTTCGGCCACGATGCGCTCCAGCCGGTTCGTCCCGGTTCCTTGAAACACTTGCAGACGCCCCGCGCGCAACGTCCATTGATTCTCGCTGCGGGCATTGACGCGCCCTTGGAAATCGGCGCGAGCATCGCGAAACGTGTAACGCTCAGAATCGATCTCCACCCAGTTGGTTTTCCCGGGGTTTGATCCCACGGGAAGCGGCATGCGCAATCGGGCCTGGCCCTGGGCTTCAAAAATGATCGGGGTGGCGGCCGCGGTGGGAGCCTGTCTTTTCCGAGACGAGGTGATCAGCAGTTGATCGGCCCCGCCTTCCAACCCTCGCGCCTTGAATTGGGCTCCGCCGCGAAGATCCAGGCGGTCGTTCCCTTCGCTGGACTTGTCCGCGATAAACAAAGCCTGGCGGCCGGAAGCCTCGTAATGTTCCGCGCCTTCGGTCAGCGCGAGCCGAACATCGTCTTCAGCCTCGATGCGCTCGAAACCGCCACCTTCAACGCCCAGCGTCGCCGTGAGGCGTTCGCAGGAAAGACGTATTCTCCCCGATTGCTCCGCATTCACGCTGCCCATAAAGATGGCGATGCTGAGACGGGAATCGTATTCGAGCCGGTCGGCTTGAACCTTGATGGGCATCTCCGCATCGTCCCGCCCCGCCGGAGGGCGCAAAACCGCCTCAACCCGATTCGAAAGCACCAACTGACCGGACTTCTGCCGCCATTCGAATCCCACTCCTTCCAGCTCCAGTTTGCCGTCCGCCTGGGTGACCTTCAAATGGCCCGGCGAGGAAGCGGAATGGTCGGCCTGCCGGAAGAAGCATTCCTCGGCTACGGCGGTCATTTCGGGTTGGCGCTGGGCGCGAAAGGTTTTCAACTGAAACTTCGTGATGAGGAATCTTCCGTCTTTGAGCGGTCGAAACCCTTCCCCTTCGAACTGGGTGCGGAGTTCCCCCTTCTCGTCAAAAACAGGCGCCTTGAAGCCTCCACTGACCCTGCCGGAGCCAGCCGGAGCGGGACTGGCCGCCTGGAGTCCGATGCCAGCCAAGGCAAGCACCATGGTCATGGTCCATTTCATCGAGCCGCCTCCTGAATTCTCAGCCATCGTTCCAGCAGCTTGGGAACCTCGCGCAGGGAAATCATGTTGGCGCCATCGCTGGGAGCCCGATCGGGATTCGGATGCGTCTCGAGGAACACTCCGTTTGCGCCGGCCGCCACCGCGCCGGCCGCCAGGGTCGGCACAAACTCCCGCTGGCCTCCCGAGCAACCGTCACCGGCCCCCGGCAACTGCACAGAATGTGTGGCGTCGAACACAACTGGATAACCCAAAGCTTTCAGTTGCGGGATGGAACGAAGATCCACGACGAGGTTGTGATAGCCGAACGTGGTGCCCCTTTCGGTCAGCAACAAGGCCCCGGCTCCCGCCTGCTTCAATTTGTCCACAACTCCTCGCATCTCCCGCGGAGCCATGAATTGGCCCTTTTTCACATTGACCACCCTCCCGGTGGCGGCGCAGGCCAGCAAAAGGTCGGTCTGGCGGCAAAGAAAGGCGGGCACTTGCAAAACATCCACGACTTCCCCGGCCAGAGCGGCTTGCGTTTCGTCGTGGACATCGGTGAGCAGCGGCACTCCGAGGATGGATCGGACACGGTCCAAGATCTCCAAACCTCGCTCGAGCCCTGGACCACGGTAGGATTTCGAGGAGGATCGGTTGGCCTTGTCGTAGCTCGCCTTGAACACGAAGACGACGCCGAGGCGCTCGCAGAGGTCGCGCAAACGTTCGGCGACGCGCAGACAAAGCGCTTCGTTCTCGATCACGCAGGGGCCCGCGATGAGAAAGAGACGTCCTTCCTTTCGCAGTGACCGCCACAATTGGGATCCATCGGCGCGCACGGACTCCTTGTAACAACCGCCGCGGGGTTTTGTCGATGGCGGGGACGACGTTTCGCGCCCGGACCCGTTCGTGGCCCGCAGGGTCCCTTGCATCCACAGGTGGTCGGTGATGCGCACGGCCGCGCCGGGGCGCGGCGTTC
Proteins encoded:
- a CDS encoding c-type cytochrome — translated: MFRWIRLIGITALLLLPSSPSLQSQGSPPAEAAARMKMAEGLQVESFASEPMVVQPVCIEFDDRGRLWVIQYLQYPNPAGLTRTRVDRWSRTTYDRVPPPPPKGPRGADRITILEDTDHDGRADQARDFVSGLNLATGLAFGHGGVFVLNVPYLLFYPDRDGNDVPDGDPEVCLTGFGMEDAHSVANSLTWGPDGWLYGCQGSTVTSRIRDIEFQQGVWRYHPGTRQFELFCEGGGNSWGIDFDDEGELIYSTNVGPYRNLHGVQGGYYWKSVGKHGALHNPYTFGYFDHIPHTNFTGGHVTAGGLIYNGTNLPPHFHQAYLNADLLGHGIQWHRMYPWGSTFTSSHGGYLLESPDTWFAPCDLALAPDGAIFVADWHDRRTAHPDPDADWDRSNGRIYRLARTTTRSDAIPDWRRLNTEQLAGALENPNPWWRRRALRILSERRDPASYSSLHALFSSTVHHRTSLLALWALHGAGGWRDEDARAALSHPAPSVRKWAIRLLGDRKSVSPSLEERLLERAQHEPSVRARGQLASTAARLRPEIALPILHTLIQRDLDVHDPFLPHLLWWGVEKHAVTSVKAVSELFAGRLSRPSRLASEFILERLMRRWMAEGTQACQDGATQLLENAPDPATHARLLAALDQGFDDRPAQPPGFGTGGLFNSADEVSIEASTARAPSPISPKLERLLLQLWREQPDQSVRLKLAARLGHPPALERARSLLATPGLEPSRALQLIQLLGNFGLETDAPRLHPFLFRSPENVALETLDALGRIASPSFVPQLIQAYPELSARTQSRLRTLLLSRKSWVPQALLAVEEGRLPAAHFSPESLRATALHHDESLDRRVRKIWGRVTRGTPEEKLAEMRRLNNDLNAGRGDPDRGRQHFTTRCATCHTLFAQGGSIGPDLTTANRQDRVFLLASLVDPSAAIRKEYLAQEIQLRGGSAYSGVLLEQGGMQWILGTATGERIVFPASEVQSVKESAISIMPEGTLSGLTPQDLRDLFAFLQSQPPAFSPP
- the fdhD gene encoding formate dehydrogenase accessory sulfurtransferase FdhD; the encoded protein is MKSAPPAAARRWVAWRASKRSKRGWASELAVEEPLEIRIRGKVFGVTMRTPGHDTELVAGFLLAEGLLRKRSDWISLAPCRAEGVEGVVVNAFLSAKVRLDWKTMGRGFLTSSSCGFCGSKMIENVRRRYAALVVERGVDLDLLAELPGRMAAKQTLFKKTGGVHAAALFDRQGRLLVVREDVGRHNAVDKVVGHAFLDGRIPLTDCALAVSGRVSFEIAQKALAAGISAVVAVSAPTTLAVSLAREAGLILAGFARGGAMTLYAGPRANESGGAVVNPAPAAR
- a CDS encoding NAD(P)-dependent oxidoreductase, which translates into the protein MSERIGFVGVGRMGANMARRLKDCGYAVTAVFDVRKQAAEDLGKEIGAEACATLARITELSDVIITVVTDDKAMLGIFSGKKDHLLKGARGRVFINCATISPKVHLQVEKLAAKAGAASLEGCMASSITQAREGTLYLMCGGKEATFSRVKPILEKLSKSMRYVGATGKAAEVKALVNMVMNINTAGLAEGLGLGAALGLDLALLREVFGETGANSRVLQTDGEDMQNREHSCFFSAAHAAKDSGIALSLGKAKKLDLPLATATFKQFSKMVKLGLGELDKSGVAELTFKGRGPKKGRK
- a CDS encoding ResB protein required for cytochrome C biosynthesis, with the protein product MFKLPRNKNPSFSNSFNPCVFPMLERPFQFFSSLRLTVVLLAIATVLVFVGTLAQVEEGLYLAQNRYFKSFLIFWTPGNSSIQIPILPGGYTVGTLLLINLVAAHVKRFEFTRKKAGIFLTHIGIVLLLVGQLATDMLSTESALRFNEGETKNYSEDFHANELVIIDTSDADKDHVMSIPDGRLRPGAEIRHERLPFTLQVLEFWPNSDLFSQSTNGTLEVRASQGVGVGLHLLPRPITTKMDERNLPSALVRITAGGQDLGTWLVSSMLSRKQVLTHGSKTYSLALRFKRHYTPYSMTLLDADNEYYVGTKKPKHFSSRVRIEHTESKENRESLIYMNNPLRYQGLTYYQFQMGTGEGGLGQSSTLQVVRNPSWLTPYLGCVIVAAGLTLQFMIHLVGFATRRKEAA